Part of the Aquimarina sp. MAR_2010_214 genome is shown below.
AATCCATAAAAAAACAAAATAAGGCAGTTTACAAAATTGAACCAATCATCGATTAATGCATGAGTGACAGGAAAAAAAGGTTCTAAAAATGCTTCCGTTAGATATAATGGTATAATAAAAAGATATAATCCATACTTTTTTTTCACTTTTTCTTTGATCCAAACAACCAATTTTGTCGGTCTTTTTTTTATCCAGATAAATACTGGGGAAAGCACTAAAGAAAATATCAAAAGATAAGGCAAAAACCAAAGGTGATGCCAACTAAAATTACCTTCTGGGTATATCCCTGTGTATGCTATGGTAGTAAAATACTCTATTAACGAACCAGAAAACTGATGGTTTGCCATACGTTCAAAATATACTTGTGGAGGAACAATAAGCAACATCCCAAAGAGTAATGGAATTGCCAATCTTTTAATACGTTCTAAATTGAATTGCCATAAATTTCGGGAAGAAAGCGCATAGTAAGTTCCCATACCTGATATTACAAATAATATTGGTAAACGCCATTGATTTAAAAAAAGCATAGGCCAGCGTAGCCAATCATAAATTATGTTGTTTTTAATATGAAACCCCCAAGGCACAAAAAACATTCCTACATGATAAAAAATCAATAATCCAAATACAATTACCCTTAACCAGTCGAGATCATACCGACGAATTTGTTTTTCCATAATACTTCTGATATTAAAATTTGTTTCACCAAAAGTGAAGTATTCTACTCATAATCAGCTATCAAAAAAATAGTATTACGTCTAGAATTATAATTTTAGACATTTTTTGACTGGTGTTTAGTTTTAAGAAGCAGGTTTTTGAAATTTTATAAATGCTTTTGGAGACATTTCTACGTGTTTTTTAAAAGCGTTGTAGAATGTAGCTTTTGATTTAAAACCAACAGAATTACCAATAGCTTCAATAGTAAGATGGCTATAGTTTTCATCTAATAATCTTTTTTTCGATTCTTCAATTCTATATTGATTTATAAAATCATTAAAATTTAAATTAGTATTTGCATTTATTGCCTGAGAAATATAATTAGAATTAGACCCTAAGGTTTTTGCTAAATCTTTTAATGAAGCTGTAGGTAATAAATAGTATGCTTCATCTTTGATATATGCTTTTATTTCTTTTATAGAATTTTGATCATTCTTAATTTTTGAAGTTTCATACTTATCGGCTATCCACGAATTTTCAAAGAATCGCGACTCTGAAAGTAGAACAAAAGTTGTGATTAGAATAAGTATCGTAAGAAAAATAAAAATATAATGATCCCCCGCATCATCTTCAAAATTTAGAAATACTAAAAAAACAAGGATAAATGTGGCCAAAAATCCAATAATCGTGTTTCTAGAAAAATCATATTTATTAACTTTTATATTATTTGCATTTTTGGTCTCACTTGCATAAAAATGTCTTACTATAAGTTTTATAGATAGTATAATGTAAATGACAAAACTGGATAAAACGAGCCATCTAAATTCATCTTTTATCCACAGGTAAGAATAATCTATATCATCTGGAACAGGAATTCTTGACATTTCTGAAAAATATGCTCCTAAATATGCATTAATCTTTATAGAAACAGGTTGTGTATAGTATTTTACCTGAGACAAAAAATATATTGCAGATGGCAAAATGTGTATCCAATGCTTCTTAAAAGTAATTGAATTTCTTTCTAGCAATGCATAAACAAACATATATATCGATGGTCCCAAAAGCAATACCAGAGGCTCTGTACTATCATTTACATGTGGTACATATTTTAAAAGACCTGTATAACATAAGAAAACATCAATTGCAATAATAGATTGCAGCAATAAAGACCACCCATATATTCTAAAGGCAGTATTTTTTGAGGTTCTAAAAAGAATTACTAAACTCAATAATACTCCTAAAAATATACCCAAAAACATAAAATATGATACCAGATCATGACGTATCGGGATCTTATCGATTATATATTGAATACTTTCCATCAAATAGGATCATCTATTCTGTAATAAATTCAGTTAATTTTTGAGGCCCTTCCAAGGGAACTCTAATGATTTTTAGTATTCCATCTTCAGTAGTAGAAATTTGCCATTTAATTAAGGTTATACTTCCATTTTCAATTTCCATTCCTGTAATTGATCTAGGATGCACACAACTTCCATCATTAAACAAAGCTAGTTCTCCAGCTTCTGGAAACCGAGGTCTGTGCGTATGGCCAATAATAGTCAACAAGTTATTGTTATTGGCAATCCATTTTTTGATTCTACGCTCTATTCGTATGGTTCCTTTGTAATTTTTTGCAGGACTTGTTGGATCTGCTATTCCCACTACCTGAAGAGGTTTCCATAAAATTCGCACAAGAAATCTATTGACTCTCCAGCCTATATAATTCATGAAATCTGCCTGATGACCGTGTATCAAAAACACTTCCTGCTCAGTATTTTCATGCTTTAATACAATAGCCTCATGATATTTTATATCAGGAAACAAAGGGACTTCCTGATCGGTCTTATGGTCAAAATAAGAGCTAAGATGTTTTTTTACATATTTTGGATCACGATACACCATATCATGATTACCCCAAATCAAATTCAGCCTATACTCTGCATGAAACAATTGTAACAACTCATATATATCTTTATGCGCTCTAAACACAGTCTCGAAACCTAAATTTTCCCACAGCTCATCTCCATCACCTAATTCGCAATAAGTAAAGCCTTCATTATAATAATGCTTTAATGCGTGATAATAAATGTTTCTGTTATTTGCAAAATCATCTGCAAAACTATTATCTCCCCGATGACAGTCGCTAAAAAAGATAAATTTAGAAGTATCATCAAATGGAACTACTTTGGCATTTTTATAAGCACGATCCAAACGGTACTGAGAAGACATACACTACATTTTTAGTAAATATACAATACTATATATTTTATTTGTGTTCGACTGCCTAAAAAATATCCTGATAAATATCCAGAATAAAAATAATAGATTCAATACAAATTTTATTTCAAGTTATTTGATATTTATCATAAATGCTGATTTAAATAAAATAAATTTGAAAACATTTCATTCTACATCTCATGATGCTATCTAGATATCTGCCTATTTTCGTAATACTAGCTATTCTTTCAGAAATATTAGGAACAGTAGGAGGTTTTGGTTCTTCAGTATATTTTGTTCCTATTGCCAACCTTTTTCTTGATTTCCAATCTGTTTTGGGAATAACAGCATTATTTCACTTGTCTAGCAATACGACCAAAATTGTATTTTTCAGAAAGGGACTAGATAAAAAGATAGTATTAGCTTTAGGCATACCAGCTATAGTATTTGTTTCTGTGGGAGCATATTTCAGTAAGCATATAGACCCAGAAATACTTACATATATTCTAGGTTTTTTTCTGATAGGATTAAGCTTATTGTTCCTTATTTTTAAACAATTTAAGGTAAAATCAAATACTAAAAGTGCAATTATAGGAGGATCTTTGTCAGGATTAAGCGCAGGACTTCTAGGAACAGGAGGTGCAATAAGAGGCATTACTATGTCTGCTTTCAAAATGAATAAAGACAAGTTTATAGCTACTTCGGCAGTAATTGATTTGGGAGTAGATTTTAGCAGAACAGTAGTATACTATTTTAATGGGTATATACATCAACATGATATGTACTTAGTTCCTATTTTAATTGTTGTGAGTATTATAGGAACCTGGATAGGAAAGAAAATTCTAAATAAAATCTCTCAGGAACAATTTAGAAAATTTGTGCTATTTCTGATATTAGGAATAGGAATCATAAGTGTAATATCAAACCTTTGATTTCCCTTCTTTCTAGTTATTATTTCTTATTTTTCAAAATATTTAAACCTTAGCTACCTGATTTATATCATTTTTATTAGAAAATCCTACGCCTATCTTTGAGTAACCTTGAAGCAGATTATTTATGACACAATCACTTCGTATAGTAGAAAGAATCAAAGCTTTTTTCACAGAGATTGGCGATTTATCATATTTCTCAGGGCGCTTTTTTAAAGAAGTATTTACCAGACCTTTTGAGTTTCAGGAATTATTGCGGCAGTGTTATAACATGGGTAATCGTTCTTTACTTTTGGTTGGAGTAACCGGATTTATTTTAGGGTTAGTTTTTACTCTTCAATCTCGACCTACTTTAATGGAATTTGGCGCAGAATCCTGGATGCCTTCTATGGTAGGAATTTCTATTGTAAGAGAAATCGGACCAGTAATTACTGCTCTTATTTGTGCAGGACGTATTGGCTCCGGAATCGGCGCCGAACTTGGATCGATGCGTGTAACAGAACAAATCGATGCGATGGAAGTATCGGGAACCAACCCTTTTAAATATCTTGTCGTTACTCGCATTGCAGCAACAACCTTAATGCTCCCTATATTAATCATTTTTGGAGATGCAATTGCTTTATTGGGCTCTGCCATTGTTGAAAATCTAAAAGGAGCTGTATCTTATCGACTATATTTTAATCAGGTTTTTGATGCTATAAAGTATAGCGATATCATTCCGGCAACAGCAAAATCATTCTTTTTTGGTTATGCTATAGGATTAGTAGGGTGCTATAAAGGGTATTATTGTAAAAAAGGAACTGCGGGTGTTGGTGAAGCATCAAACTCTGCAGTAGTATATACCTCAATGTTATTATTTGTCATTGACTTCGTAGCCGTATTTCTAGCAGATATATTTTTTGAAATTTAATGAAACCTAAAAAAAACATATCCCCTGTTCTTGAGATCAAAGATCTAAGAAAAAACTTTGGTGAGAATCATGTCCTCAATGGGTTTAGCTTGCAATTATTTGAAGGAGAAAATCTGGTGGTCATGGGTAAATCCGGTTCTGGTAAATCAGTAATGATCAAATGTCTTGTTGGTTTGATGCAAGCAGATGGAGGTAGTATACGAATAAAAGGGCAAGACATTACTGTTCTGGGACAAATAGAATTAGATTTGCTTAGAACCGAAATTGGTTTTTTGTTTCAGGGCAGTGCCTTATATGATTCTATGACCGTAAGAGAGAATCTCGAGTTTCCCTTACGTAGACATAAGGATAAATTAAATATGACTGGGCATACCGAAACACTAGTTCTTGAAGCATTGAAAAATGTAGGCTTAGCACATGCAATAGACCTAATGCCTTCTGAGCTTTCGGGAGGAATGCAGCGTAGGGTAGCATTAGCAAGAGCCTTGATTTTGAAACCTAAAATTATTCTTTATGATGAACCTACCACAGGGCTAGACCCTATAACTGCTAAAGAGATTATTCAATTGATGCGTAGTATTCAAAAAAAATACGGAACCTCATCATTGATCATTACACATGATGTGGATTGCGCAAGGGTGATTTCTAACAGAATCATTTTATTGGTAGATGGCATTAATTATGCAGAAGGTACATATCAGGAATTATCTCAATCAGATGATCCTCAAGTAAAAGCCTTTTTTAAACACTAGAGAATATAAAAATTAAAGTGAAATGTTATGAAAAAAACCACATCTCAAAAATTGAAACTTGGTGTTTTTGTAGTGATAGGTACACTACTGCTTATAGCAGCATTATATTCTATAGGAAATCGACAAAATCTCTTTGGAAGCAATATTAGAATCATGACGCAATTCACTAATGTCAATGGTCTTGAATTAGGAAATAATGTTCGCTATTCTGGAATCAACGTGGGTATTGTGAGTAGAATTAAGATGATAGGAGATACACAGATTATTGTAGAAATGCTAATTCAGGAAAACATAGGAAAACATATCAAAAAAGATGCAGTAGCAACTATCGGATCAGATGGTTTGGTAGGTAATATGATCGTAAATATTATTCCTAGAGAAAGCAAAAAACCTCCTGTGGTTTCTGGAGATACTATTCAATCTTATAGTAAAATAGGAACAGATGATATGCTTACCACTCTTAATGTTACCAATGAAAATGCAGCGCTGCTTACCGCAGACTTGTTGAAAATAACAACAAAAATCATTGAAGGCAATGGAACCATCGGATTATTGATTAATGATTCTGTAATGGCAAAAGATTTGAAACATACCATTTTTCAGTTAAAAAATGCAAGTACAGGAGCATCACAGGCTATTACAGAACTTAAAGACATTATTTCTTCTATGAAACAGGGTCAAAGTGTCGCAAGTGTTTTGTTGCAGGATAGCCTATCTGGTCAAAAAATGAAAACTATAGTGAATAACCTGGAACAATCCAGTGTGGATATTAGTCAGATAACCAAAAACCTAAATCTTGTACTAAAAGACATGAAAGAAGGAAAAGGAGCACTGCATTATCTAACTGCCAACCCAAATCTGGTTAAAGATATTGATTCTACTATGAGCAATATTAAAGAAGGAACATATCGTTTTAACGAGAATATGGAGGCCCTAAAACATAATTTTTTATTTAGAGGGTATTTTAAAAAGCAAGAAAAAGAAAAGAAAAAAGAAGAATCTTTAAAAAACAACAACAATGAAAATTGAACATCTCGAAGAGCGAATCAATGATTATAGAAACTCTATAAAAACAGTTGTAGATAAAAGAATGCTTTGGGAAAATGAAACCAAACCTATCCTTCTTAAAACCCTAAATGAGGTTGTAAAACAATACGATATCGGGTGGAAAGTTCAGGAATTGAGCTGGATTCATAATAACGAAGCTATAAATATTACTTTTGATTCCTTTCCTAAAGAATTGATAGATTGCACTAATCTGATACCTGCCTATCAGTTTTTACCAGGAGGAGCTTTAATTTTCTCGCAATCCTACAATGGTGATATCTATGTTTTTTTACTATTTCCCGAGATCGAAAATAAACCTCAAGAAAATAATATGATAGAATTAGGAGTATATACTCCAGAATCCATAACAGAAAAATTTATTGTTGAAAAGATAGATGAATTTCTAAAAGAGATTATTAAATGGGAGGTCCCTTCATTAAAAAACAAAGTAGGTTATTAATTATTATGAGTATCCATATGATGCTGTAACAGTTGTTTTAAACTATCCAAATAATTAGACAAAGCCTTTTCATCGGTTTTAGGGTGATCACTAGAAGGAATTGTTATAGGTTGCTCTTCTATAAATCGATACAATTCTGGATAATTTGTTTCAATATGTGTCGTTAACTCATTAATTTGAGAAATTATATTTCCTGAAGTATGCATAGCGAAAATATTTAGAATTTATTTGATGTAATATTGCTAACTGATTTATGCTATATAAGATACTATAAAATGGTGTTTTTCATAGTTAAAAAAGTCATAACATTCAGATTTTCAACATGTAGCAGATACTAATTTGTAATCAACAATACTAGCCTTAAAATAATTTAGTTTGCCTTTTTTAAGATTCCAGGCAGCAGTCATCGTATCCGGAATTAATAACTCGTTACGATCTTGGTATTTTCCGACTTCTCCAATAAAATTTTCTAATTCTGTATCTCTGTATCTTTTGGTTTTAAAATGATCTATCATTCCGTTTTGATCAAATATAAAAAATCCATCAAGGGTATTATTCTTTTTAGTAATCGTAGCTTTTACTGTTCTATCATCTATAGGTTCCCATGAGATATCTGGATCCAGAAAACCTATCGGAAACCAGATAAGTTCTCCCAAACATCTACCTAGTGAGCTTTGATCTACTTTTTGACCTGTAAACAAAACTACATCTTTTAACCCCAACAAACTTACTTTTACTTCTCCGGTATCATTCGTATATCTATCCCTAATTAACATAGGTAATGCTTTAGCTTTCCAGATGAATCCCGAATTATTAGAAGACATATATTGCGTAGCAGAAAATGGTAGCCACTTTTTTTTTGAACCTGTTCTAATCTCTCCTTTTTGAGTAAAAATAACATTGCAATATTTTGGTTTCCCTACAATTTTGACTTTGCTAAGGTAATTTTTCATCAGATCAGGAAAATCATCCAAATCTTTCTGAGTGATTTTTATATCTATTTCTCTACTTGTATTGAATAACAGTACTTTTTCTTTTTCTACAGAAGCATTAAACGATACTATCCCTACTATGGATATTACAATTAATAGTATAAATATACTTGCGATTATAATTAATATCATTTCTAAAATTGTTTTTAAAATCAACCTATAATTCTTCCATCCCCCATCTCTATAATTCGATCTGTTTTATTTGCAAAATCTATATCATGAGTTACTACAAGAAGAGATAACCCTTCTTCATCACTTAATTGCTTAAAAATAT
Proteins encoded:
- a CDS encoding metallophosphoesterase family protein; protein product: MSSQYRLDRAYKNAKVVPFDDTSKFIFFSDCHRGDNSFADDFANNRNIYYHALKHYYNEGFTYCELGDGDELWENLGFETVFRAHKDIYELLQLFHAEYRLNLIWGNHDMVYRDPKYVKKHLSSYFDHKTDQEVPLFPDIKYHEAIVLKHENTEQEVFLIHGHQADFMNYIGWRVNRFLVRILWKPLQVVGIADPTSPAKNYKGTIRIERRIKKWIANNNNLLTIIGHTHRPRFPEAGELALFNDGSCVHPRSITGMEIENGSITLIKWQISTTEDGILKIIRVPLEGPQKLTEFITE
- a CDS encoding sulfite exporter TauE/SafE family protein — protein: MLSRYLPIFVILAILSEILGTVGGFGSSVYFVPIANLFLDFQSVLGITALFHLSSNTTKIVFFRKGLDKKIVLALGIPAIVFVSVGAYFSKHIDPEILTYILGFFLIGLSLLFLIFKQFKVKSNTKSAIIGGSLSGLSAGLLGTGGAIRGITMSAFKMNKDKFIATSAVIDLGVDFSRTVVYYFNGYIHQHDMYLVPILIVVSIIGTWIGKKILNKISQEQFRKFVLFLILGIGIISVISNL
- a CDS encoding AraC family transcriptional regulator; its protein translation is MESIQYIIDKIPIRHDLVSYFMFLGIFLGVLLSLVILFRTSKNTAFRIYGWSLLLQSIIAIDVFLCYTGLLKYVPHVNDSTEPLVLLLGPSIYMFVYALLERNSITFKKHWIHILPSAIYFLSQVKYYTQPVSIKINAYLGAYFSEMSRIPVPDDIDYSYLWIKDEFRWLVLSSFVIYIILSIKLIVRHFYASETKNANNIKVNKYDFSRNTIIGFLATFILVFLVFLNFEDDAGDHYIFIFLTILILITTFVLLSESRFFENSWIADKYETSKIKNDQNSIKEIKAYIKDEAYYLLPTASLKDLAKTLGSNSNYISQAINANTNLNFNDFINQYRIEESKKRLLDENYSHLTIEAIGNSVGFKSKATFYNAFKKHVEMSPKAFIKFQKPAS
- a CDS encoding ABC transporter ATP-binding protein, producing the protein MKPKKNISPVLEIKDLRKNFGENHVLNGFSLQLFEGENLVVMGKSGSGKSVMIKCLVGLMQADGGSIRIKGQDITVLGQIELDLLRTEIGFLFQGSALYDSMTVRENLEFPLRRHKDKLNMTGHTETLVLEALKNVGLAHAIDLMPSELSGGMQRRVALARALILKPKIILYDEPTTGLDPITAKEIIQLMRSIQKKYGTSSLIITHDVDCARVISNRIILLVDGINYAEGTYQELSQSDDPQVKAFFKH
- a CDS encoding MlaD family protein, whose translation is MKKTTSQKLKLGVFVVIGTLLLIAALYSIGNRQNLFGSNIRIMTQFTNVNGLELGNNVRYSGINVGIVSRIKMIGDTQIIVEMLIQENIGKHIKKDAVATIGSDGLVGNMIVNIIPRESKKPPVVSGDTIQSYSKIGTDDMLTTLNVTNENAALLTADLLKITTKIIEGNGTIGLLINDSVMAKDLKHTIFQLKNASTGASQAITELKDIISSMKQGQSVASVLLQDSLSGQKMKTIVNNLEQSSVDISQITKNLNLVLKDMKEGKGALHYLTANPNLVKDIDSTMSNIKEGTYRFNENMEALKHNFLFRGYFKKQEKEKKKEESLKNNNNEN
- a CDS encoding acyltransferase family protein, encoding MEKQIRRYDLDWLRVIVFGLLIFYHVGMFFVPWGFHIKNNIIYDWLRWPMLFLNQWRLPILFVISGMGTYYALSSRNLWQFNLERIKRLAIPLLFGMLLIVPPQVYFERMANHQFSGSLIEYFTTIAYTGIYPEGNFSWHHLWFLPYLLIFSLVLSPVFIWIKKRPTKLVVWIKEKVKKKYGLYLFIIPLYLTEAFLEPFFPVTHALIDDWFNFVNCLILFFYGFMLIASGKEFWNSIDRIKSKALTIGIIAFSTQIWIWLQLEDSTYVHFSEALVKVINLWSWILVLFGYGAKFLNKKSKKLAYCNRAVYPFYILHQTIMIAIGYYVMNLDWGFIPKFAILIFGTFLGSWMTYHLIILRIPVLHPFFGLKKAYK
- a CDS encoding ABC transporter permease; this translates as MTQSLRIVERIKAFFTEIGDLSYFSGRFFKEVFTRPFEFQELLRQCYNMGNRSLLLVGVTGFILGLVFTLQSRPTLMEFGAESWMPSMVGISIVREIGPVITALICAGRIGSGIGAELGSMRVTEQIDAMEVSGTNPFKYLVVTRIAATTLMLPILIIFGDAIALLGSAIVENLKGAVSYRLYFNQVFDAIKYSDIIPATAKSFFFGYAIGLVGCYKGYYCKKGTAGVGEASNSAVVYTSMLLFVIDFVAVFLADIFFEI
- a CDS encoding DUF6544 family protein, with protein sequence MILIIIASIFILLIVISIVGIVSFNASVEKEKVLLFNTSREIDIKITQKDLDDFPDLMKNYLSKVKIVGKPKYCNVIFTQKGEIRTGSKKKWLPFSATQYMSSNNSGFIWKAKALPMLIRDRYTNDTGEVKVSLLGLKDVVLFTGQKVDQSSLGRCLGELIWFPIGFLDPDISWEPIDDRTVKATITKKNNTLDGFFIFDQNGMIDHFKTKRYRDTELENFIGEVGKYQDRNELLIPDTMTAAWNLKKGKLNYFKASIVDYKLVSATC